One Tubulanus polymorphus chromosome 5, tnTubPoly1.2, whole genome shotgun sequence DNA segment encodes these proteins:
- the LOC141905722 gene encoding guanylate cyclase soluble subunit beta-1-like: MYGFVNHALELLVIRKFGVETWEEIKQQAGLTMDGNFIVRLVYDDALSYDLVSAASKVLNIPANDILELFGVKFFDFCQESGYDKVLKVLGATTRDFLQNLDALHDHLQTIYPGMRAPSFRCTEREEDGATILHYYSERAGLEPIVVGLVKAITKKLHGKNVKCEILKQKGDDCDHVQFLILEEGDDGSGMKNDLDAFEDTLSKEPKISPATFARCFPFHIMFDEDMIIQQAGTAISRIVPRVNDGFTVNELFDMVRPVMDLTFKTILSHINTVFVLRTKDGITSSDPDVTTSTEDAKMRLKGQMIYLPESDCMLFLCSPSVVTLDDLRRRGLYLSDIPIHDATRELVLLSEQFEAEYKLTQKLEILTDQLQQTHKELENEKGKTDNLMYSILPPSVANELRHQRPVAPNKFENVTIMFSGIVGFSEFCTKNSDPNGAMRIVRLLNDIYTKFDEKLNPKENPNVYKVETVGDKYMVVSGLPEPCEDHARCIARLSLDLMDISNTITDDEGQRITITIGIHSGEVVTGVIGKRMPRYCLFGNTVNLTSRTETTGHKGAINISEFAYSALQQTNNYDASFKFEFRGEVSMKGKKTPMKVWLLRKNSSSMESRPSRLCSI; encoded by the exons ATG TACGGTTTTGTGAATCACGCTTTGGAGCTTCTCGTAATTCGCAAGTTCGGCGTCGAGACCTGGGAGGAAATAAA ACAACAAGCTGGTCTAACGATGGACGGTAACTTCATAGTACGTCTCGTCTACGATGACGCTTTGTCGTACGATCTTGTGTCGGCAGCGTCGAAGGTTCTCA ATATTCCCGCAAACGACATATTGGAGTTATTCGGTGTGAAATTCTTCGACTTCTGCCAAGAATCCGGCTATGACAAGGTGCTGAAAGTACTCGGCGCGACCACTCGGGATTTCTTGCAGAATCTAGACGCCCTGCACGACCACCTACAAACTATCTACCCGGGAATGAGGGCGCCGTCATTTCGGTGCACGGAACGCGAAGAAGATGGAGCTACGATATTACATTACTATTCAGAACGCGCCGGACTGGAACCGATTGTTGTTGGACTGGTGAAGGCAATAACGAAAAAGTTGCAcggaaaaaatgtgaaatgcGAGATTTTGAAACAGAAAGGAGACGACTGTGACCACGTTCAGTTCTTGATTCTGGAAGAGGGTGACGATGGCTCAGGTATGAAAAATGATCTAGACGCTTTTGAGGACACGCTCTCGAAGGAACCGAAGATAAGCCCGGCCACGTTCGCCCGATGTTTCCCGTTTCACATTATGTTTGACGAGGATATGATTATTCAACAGGCAGGCACGGCTATTTCTCGGATCGTGCCGCGAGTAAATGACGGATTCACAGTGAATGAATTGTTTGATATGGTTAGACCAGTGATGGATCTTACATTCAAAACCATCCTCTCGCATATCAACACCGTTTTCGTACTGCGGACGAAAGATGGCATCACTTCAAGCGACCCAGACGTAACTACGAGCACCGAGGACGCCAAAATGCGACTGAAAGGTCAAATGATCTACCTTCCAGAAAGCGACTGTATGCTGTTCCTCTGTTCTCCGAGTGTGGTCACTCTGGATGACCTGAGAAGGCGAGGTCTCTATCTCAGCGATATCCCGATACACGACGCTACACGCGAACTCGTCCTGCTATCAGAACAATTCGAAGCCGAATACAAACTGACACAAAAATTAGAGATCCTCACAGATCAGCTACAACAAACTCATAAAGagcttgaaaatgaaaagggGAAAACCGACAA TTTGATGTATTCGATACTTCCACCCTCTGTCGCCAATGAGTTGCGCCATCAACGACCGGTCGCACCAAACAAGTTCGAGAACGTCACCATCATGTTCAGCGGTATCGTCGGCTTTAGCGAATTCTGCACGAAGAATTCCGACCCTAATGGCGCCATGAGAATCGTTCGTCTGCTGAACGATATTTACACGAAATTCGACGAGAAACTGAATCCAAAAGAAAATCCAAACGTCTACAAG GTTGAGACGGTTGGTGATAAGTATATGGTTGTGAGCGGCTTACCTGAACCTTGTGAGGACCACGCCCGTTGTATTGCGCGTCTATCACTCGACCTTATGGATATTTCTAACACAATAACAGACGATGAAGGGCAACGAATTACG ATTACGATTGGTATCCATTCGGGAGAGGTTGTAACTGGTGTCATCGGAAAACGTATGCCTCGCTATTGTCTTTTCGGAAACACGGTGAATTTAACTAGTCGCACAGAAACGACCGGACACAAAGGAGCCATCAACATTTCAGAATTTGCCTACAG CGCTCTGCAACAGACCAACAACTACGACGCATCGTTCAAATTCGAATTCAGAGGCGAGGTCTCTATGAAAGGCAAGAAAACTCCGATGAAAGTTTGGCTGTTGCGGAAAAACAGTTCATCGATGGAAAGCAGACCTTCCAGGCTCTGTAGTATATAG
- the LOC141905374 gene encoding guanylate cyclase soluble subunit alpha-2-like encodes MVLRFMQSPPITPSRKVTNLSTSTGSACSSDDQLGERKLDLRGLVEAVGTLIVPSTQLMNAAIRRLLNGYGSVAWDKIMKDVKGDDYVYIENESCSEYSPYDELELSQIVDKVGSLVGLPHQKLYKDLGCIIFGMCFERYERELKCLGSTLYDFLCNLDGLDDHLKENPSFTGVRMPSFRCSTRENGELLLYFYSKRNKSQYLLAGILESAARDMFQAKVNVKLQENDRNDDNLYELLINILSRSVTSRNLSITKRLSTDAVDSKIGVVSFCRSFPFHLMFDKELQITQLGTALMKSIAPEINTRGLALDEYFDIVRPNVKMKITSILQRINSTFVLKLKSQTRDNISFQFTLELKGQMVYVAESESVLFLGSPSVVKMDELIGKGIYISDIPIHDATRDVILVGEHTKAQEGLKKRMVHLKQSIEEANILVEAEKQKNVELLQLIFPADVARRLWLGQTVKPMIIEDVTMLFSDIVGFTAICSVATPLQVIDMLQNLYTKFDNFCELLDIYKIETIGDAYCCAGGLHRPSRYHAVRAAWMALKMMSAANSSTCHDGTIIKMRIGLHSGPVLAGVVGTKMPRYCLFGNHVTLANKFESGSVSGRINISPTTHSLLLANSSGFDFTMRSRDDLPVGFPDDVAGVPYFLNRYAREEQSDAAGADNIDHILESLKQINLEDS; translated from the exons ACACAATTAATGAATGCCGCAATCAGAAGACTATTGAATGGTTATGGTTCCGTCGCGTGGGACAAGATCAT GAAGGACGTAAAGGGCGATGATTATGTttacatcgaaaatgaatcatGCTCAGAGTACAGTCCGTATGACGAATTGGAACTCAGTCAAATAGTTGACAAAGTGGGCAGTCTTGTGG gtTTACCCCATCAAAAGCTTTACAAAGACCTTGGATGCATCATCTTCGGTATGTGCTTCGAACGGTATGAACGAGAGTTAAAGTGTCTGGGAAGTACGCTTTATGACTTCCTGTGTAATCTAGACGGACTGGACGATCACCTGAAGGAGAATCCAAGTTTTACCGGTGTCAGAATGCCGTCATTTCGCTGTAGCACTCGTGAAAACGGAGAACTCTTGTTGTATTTCTACTCGAAGCGAAATAAATCGCAATATTTGTTAGCGGGTATTCTGGAATCGGCTGCCAGAGATATGTTTCAGGCGAAGGTCAACGTCAAACTGCAAGAGAACGACCGAAACGACGATAATTTGTACGAACTTCTGATAAACATTCTCAGTCGATCGGTCACCAGTCGTAATCTATCCATCACAAAGCGTCTGTCGACGGACGCCGTGGACTCTAAAATCGGCGTCGTCAGTTTTTGTCGGTCGTTCCCTTTTCATTTGATGTTCGATAAAGAATTGCAGATTACTCAATTGGGTACGGCTCTGATGAAGAGCATCGCCCCAGAGATCAATACTCGCGGTCTGGCTCTAGACGAGTATTTCGACATCGTACGACCGaatgtgaaaatgaaaataacgtCGATTTTACAGCGAATAAATTCGACTTTTGTTTTAAAGTTGAAGAGCCAAACGAGAGATA ATATTTCTTTTCAGTTTACATTAGAATTGAAGGGTCAAATGGTGTATGTGGCGGAATCGGAGTCAGTTTTATTCCTAGGGTCTCCATCCGTCGTGAAAATGGACGAACTGATTGGTAAAGGAATTTACATATCAGATATCCCTATACATGACGCAACCCGTGACGTCATCCTTGTCGGCGAGCACACCAAAGCACAG GAGGGTTTAAAGAAACGGATGGTTCATCTCAAACAGAGTATCGAAGAGGCAAACATATTAGTCGAAgcggaaaaacaaaaaaacgtCGAACTTCTTCAGTTGATCTTCCCGGCAGATGTCGCTAGACGTCTTTGGTTAG GCCAAACCGTAAAACCCATGATTATTGAAGATGTAACGATGTTGTTTAGCGACATTGTCGGGTTCACGGCAATTTGTTCCGTGGCCACGCCTTTACAAGTCATAGACATGTTGCAGAACCTCTACACGAAGTTCGACAATTTCTGCGAGTTACTCGATATTTATAAG ATAGAAACAATAGGAGATGCTTATTGCTGCGCCGGTGGTCTACATCGCCCGAGCAGGTACCACGCTGTAAGAGCCGCTTGGATGGCATTAAAAATGATGTCTGCGGCAAATTCATCAACTTGTCACGATGGCACTATAATAAAG ATGAGAATAGGCCTGCATTCGGGCCCCGTACTAGCCGGAGTGGTCGGTACTAAAATGCCTCGTTATTGCCTTTTCGGAAATCACGTGACGTTGGCGAACAAGTTCGAATCCGGAAGTGTATCCGGTCGAATAAACATCAGCCCGACTACACATAG TTTGCTCCTTGCTAACAGCAGCGGTTTCGATTTTACAATGCGGTCACGTGACGATTTGCCGGTCGGATTCCCGGATGACGTGGCGGGCGTTCCGTATTTTTTAAACCGATACGCTCGAGAGGAACAGTCCGATGCTGCCGGTGCTGACAATATTGATCATATATTAGAGAGTTTAAAGCAGATAAATCTAGAAGATTCATGA